The following are encoded in a window of Nocardioides houyundeii genomic DNA:
- a CDS encoding phosphonatase-like hydrolase, which yields MTTPALDLVALDMAGTTVDEGGLVYEVLAATVADAVGEAVPGPLLASWKGTSKSEAIAGLLADLGADASEGHVRVVHDAFTERLIATYRATPPTPFAGIVEMFEVLRETGVKVCLQTGYTAEIAASILDGLDWPTSGDSALIDAVVTSDLVPTSRPAPYLVFRCLEATGVTDIRRVLVAGDTPNDLLAGTNAGAGYVLGVGTGSFSLDQLAEHPHTHLLHSAAELTTLA from the coding sequence ATGACCACGCCTGCGCTCGACCTCGTCGCCCTCGACATGGCCGGCACCACCGTCGACGAGGGGGGCCTGGTCTACGAAGTGCTCGCGGCGACCGTCGCCGATGCCGTCGGTGAGGCGGTGCCGGGGCCGCTGCTCGCCTCGTGGAAGGGAACCTCCAAGAGCGAGGCCATCGCCGGGCTGCTGGCCGACCTGGGCGCCGATGCCTCCGAGGGACACGTCCGCGTGGTGCACGACGCCTTCACCGAGCGGCTGATCGCGACCTACCGGGCCACGCCGCCGACTCCGTTCGCCGGGATCGTGGAGATGTTCGAGGTCCTGCGCGAGACCGGGGTCAAGGTCTGTCTCCAGACCGGCTACACGGCCGAGATCGCCGCGTCGATCCTCGATGGCCTGGACTGGCCGACCAGCGGGGACTCCGCGCTGATCGACGCCGTCGTCACATCCGACCTGGTCCCGACGTCCAGGCCTGCGCCCTACCTCGTCTTCAGGTGCCTGGAGGCGACCGGCGTCACCGACATCCGGAGGGTCCTGGTCGCAGGTGACACACCCAATGACCTGCTTGCAGGCACCAACGCGGGTGCCGGCTACGTGCTCGGCGTCGGCACCGGTTCGTTCTCGCTCGACCAGCTGGCCGAGCACCCGCACACCCACCTGCTCCACTCGGCGGCGGAGCTCACGACCCTGGCATGA
- a CDS encoding alkaline phosphatase family protein has product MKLNPRLRATGAAVATAAVLPLVVAGVSAPATGAENEGLPGGVLVEKSLVIGVDGAMFNKWDALDLPTFEGLVAQGTSSTFNLYAEPLAPTVSGPAWTSIATGVWPDKHKVVDNAFAERDAAGFPDYLTRLEAANPAISTLVVGTWGPVPQQIFTGADVRISGADDAGTTEQASDYLAHGNPDATFVHLDEVDGAGHSFGNASPQYATQLAEVDQQIRTLLDAVEGRASYAQERWQVILTADHGHTSTGGHGGSSRDERSSFVIATGPGTEPGVRRHDVKLVDIAPTVLDHLGVEVDPEWRLDGRPLPALEPDAFDALRPALRTQVDETRPGADTLGWTHEAPAGWSIDNSAMPEGGVTELRGWTFVTDDFWTNIELNQKRETSVRNRDVFAVADSDEWDDKAHAPGAFDSTLVSPAYPIEGGGKVKLSYATNYQWDGSTQRGEIYAVWDGGEPQLVKTYGDSAASNTNANEIVDIAVPRGASELRLRFRYYGTNSYFWTIDQIDVAQLPESELAVSAIDTSVTSLDVPGPATPWQVDAAVSVTTTAGAPVKGATVSARLRFDGRTTPLEQVTDAAGVARFRAYAQYADQATFEVVDVSQGDLEYFGEKDAVSSVTVARPTKLGTLTAAPPTIVGRPHPRELLVAVPGRWSPTGVELHYQWYAGRRALAGATSQVLELTKRHRGERIRVEVTGTKPGFATLTRASKSTSVVR; this is encoded by the coding sequence ATGAAACTCAATCCACGGCTCCGGGCCACAGGCGCGGCGGTCGCCACGGCTGCGGTCCTGCCCCTCGTCGTCGCGGGAGTCAGCGCTCCCGCGACGGGCGCGGAAAACGAGGGACTGCCTGGGGGCGTCCTCGTCGAGAAGTCCCTCGTCATCGGCGTCGACGGCGCGATGTTCAACAAGTGGGACGCGCTCGACCTCCCCACGTTCGAGGGCCTGGTGGCCCAGGGCACCTCATCGACCTTCAACCTGTACGCCGAGCCGTTGGCGCCCACCGTCTCCGGTCCCGCTTGGACGTCGATCGCGACCGGCGTCTGGCCCGACAAGCACAAGGTGGTCGACAACGCCTTCGCCGAGCGCGACGCGGCGGGCTTCCCCGACTACCTGACCAGGCTCGAGGCGGCGAACCCCGCGATCTCGACCCTCGTCGTCGGCACCTGGGGGCCGGTCCCCCAGCAGATCTTCACCGGTGCCGACGTGCGGATCTCGGGTGCCGACGACGCCGGCACGACCGAACAGGCCAGCGACTACCTGGCCCACGGCAACCCCGACGCGACGTTCGTCCACCTCGACGAGGTCGACGGGGCGGGCCACTCCTTCGGCAACGCCAGCCCTCAGTACGCCACGCAGCTGGCCGAGGTCGACCAGCAGATCCGGACCCTCCTCGATGCGGTGGAGGGCCGTGCGAGCTACGCCCAGGAGCGCTGGCAAGTGATCCTGACCGCCGATCACGGCCACACCAGCACCGGTGGTCACGGTGGCAGCTCCCGGGACGAGCGCAGCTCGTTCGTCATCGCGACCGGTCCCGGCACGGAGCCGGGGGTCCGGCGCCACGACGTCAAGCTGGTCGACATCGCACCGACCGTCCTCGACCACCTCGGCGTCGAGGTCGACCCCGAATGGCGCCTGGACGGTCGGCCGCTGCCCGCGCTGGAGCCGGACGCGTTCGACGCGCTGCGGCCTGCGCTGCGGACCCAGGTCGACGAGACCCGCCCCGGCGCCGACACACTGGGCTGGACCCACGAGGCTCCAGCTGGCTGGTCGATCGACAACTCCGCGATGCCCGAAGGCGGCGTCACCGAGCTGCGGGGCTGGACCTTCGTCACCGACGACTTCTGGACGAACATCGAGCTGAATCAGAAGCGCGAGACGTCGGTGCGCAACCGCGACGTGTTCGCCGTCGCGGACTCCGACGAGTGGGACGACAAGGCGCACGCACCCGGTGCCTTCGACTCCACGCTGGTCAGCCCGGCGTACCCGATCGAGGGCGGGGGCAAGGTCAAGCTGTCGTACGCGACGAACTACCAGTGGGACGGCAGCACCCAGCGCGGCGAGATCTACGCGGTCTGGGACGGCGGGGAGCCCCAGCTGGTCAAGACCTACGGCGACAGTGCCGCGAGCAACACCAACGCCAACGAGATCGTCGACATCGCGGTTCCCCGCGGCGCCTCCGAGCTGCGGCTGCGCTTCCGCTACTACGGCACCAACAGCTACTTCTGGACGATCGACCAGATCGACGTGGCCCAGCTGCCCGAGTCGGAGCTGGCGGTGTCCGCCATCGACACCTCCGTCACCTCCCTGGACGTGCCGGGACCGGCCACCCCGTGGCAGGTCGACGCCGCGGTGTCGGTCACCACGACCGCCGGCGCGCCCGTCAAGGGCGCGACCGTCTCCGCGCGTCTGCGGTTCGACGGTCGGACCACCCCGCTCGAGCAGGTCACGGACGCGGCCGGCGTGGCCAGGTTCCGCGCCTACGCCCAGTACGCGGACCAGGCGACCTTCGAAGTCGTCGACGTCAGTCAGGGGGACCTGGAGTACTTCGGGGAGAAGGACGCGGTCAGCTCCGTCACCGTCGCACGTCCGACCAAGCTGGGCACCCTCACCGCCGCGCCGCCGACGATCGTGGGTCGGCCACACCCCCGTGAGCTTCTCGTGGCCGTCCCGGGCAGGTGGTCGCCAACCGGGGTCGAACTCCACTATCAGTGGTACGCCGGTCGACGGGCGCTGGCCGGCGCGACCAGCCAGGTGCTGGAGCTGACCAAGCGGCACCGCGGTGAGCGGATCCGGGTCGAGGTGACGGGCACCAAGCCCGGCTTCGCGACGTTGACCCGGGCCTCGAAGTCCACCTCAGTGGTGCGCTGA
- a CDS encoding phytoene desaturase family protein — translation MTSRGHRRSNRAVVVGSGPNGLAAALTLAAEGLEVEVLEAADTVGGGTRSSELTLPGLLHDECSGFHPLAVDTPLARRFDLGAHGLTWRWPEVQYSHPLDGGRGAAARRSVSETADGLGVDGRGWEQVFGPLTDRFDDIAEDFLRPMLHVPRHPVPLMRFGALSVLPTAVLARRWQGEEARALFAGVAAHALRPFGSPVSAAIGIALGTAAHRHGWPVAEGGSGAIAAAMTSLLGSLGGTVRTGVEVTSLAELGAADVVLLDVAPAAAARIVGDAMPRRISRALTRYRHGPGVFKVELAVDEGVPWTHRESRLAGTVHLGGTLEEIAAAEREVHLGRMPERPFVLVGQQFLADPARAVGDVVPVYAYAHVPAGWTGDATAAIEAQIERFAPGFRDRVLARHVRSAVQMEQHNPNYVGGDVVTGANDPWQLVFRPRLALDPYRLGVPGVYLCSAATPPGAGAHGMCGWNAARSALRDLG, via the coding sequence GTGACTTCCCGCGGGCACCGGCGCAGCAACCGTGCGGTCGTGGTCGGCAGCGGGCCCAACGGGCTCGCTGCCGCTCTCACCCTGGCCGCCGAGGGACTCGAGGTGGAGGTGCTCGAGGCTGCCGACACCGTCGGCGGCGGCACCCGCAGCAGTGAGCTGACGCTGCCCGGGCTGCTGCACGACGAGTGCTCGGGCTTCCACCCTCTTGCCGTGGACACCCCGCTCGCCCGGCGCTTCGACCTCGGCGCGCACGGCCTGACCTGGCGCTGGCCCGAGGTGCAGTACTCACACCCGCTCGACGGTGGCCGCGGTGCCGCCGCCCGGCGCTCGGTCTCCGAGACGGCTGACGGCCTGGGCGTCGACGGCAGGGGCTGGGAGCAGGTCTTCGGCCCCCTGACGGATCGCTTCGACGACATCGCCGAGGACTTCCTGCGGCCGATGCTGCACGTGCCGAGGCACCCGGTGCCGCTGATGAGGTTCGGTGCGCTGTCGGTGCTGCCGACCGCCGTGCTGGCCAGGCGCTGGCAGGGCGAGGAGGCCCGGGCACTCTTCGCCGGAGTCGCCGCGCACGCCCTGCGTCCCTTCGGCAGCCCGGTCTCCGCGGCGATCGGGATCGCGCTCGGCACCGCCGCCCACCGCCACGGCTGGCCGGTCGCGGAAGGCGGTTCGGGTGCCATCGCGGCCGCGATGACCTCGCTGCTCGGCTCGCTGGGCGGCACCGTGCGCACCGGGGTGGAGGTCACCTCCCTGGCCGAGCTCGGCGCCGCCGACGTGGTGCTGCTCGACGTCGCCCCGGCCGCCGCGGCCCGCATCGTCGGGGACGCCATGCCACGCAGGATCTCCCGGGCGCTGACCCGCTACCGGCACGGCCCCGGTGTCTTCAAGGTCGAGCTGGCGGTGGACGAAGGGGTGCCGTGGACGCACCGGGAGTCCCGCCTCGCCGGCACCGTCCACCTCGGCGGCACCCTCGAGGAGATCGCCGCCGCGGAGCGCGAGGTGCACCTGGGCCGGATGCCGGAGCGGCCCTTCGTGCTGGTCGGGCAGCAGTTCCTCGCCGACCCCGCCCGCGCCGTCGGGGACGTCGTACCCGTGTATGCGTATGCCCACGTGCCGGCCGGGTGGACCGGGGACGCGACGGCGGCGATCGAGGCGCAGATCGAGCGGTTCGCGCCCGGGTTTCGTGACCGGGTGCTGGCCCGGCACGTGCGCTCCGCGGTGCAGATGGAGCAGCACAACCCCAACTACGTCGGGGGTGACGTGGTCACCGGCGCCAACGACCCGTGGCAGCTGGTCTTCCGCCCGCGCCTGGCGCTGGACCCCTACCGGCTCGGAGTGCCGGGGGTCTATCTCTGCTCGGCGGCTACGCCGCCCGGAGCGGGGGCGCACGGCATGTGCGGCTGGAACGCCGCGCGTTCCGCCCTGCGCGACTTGGGCTGA
- the treY gene encoding malto-oligosyltrehalose synthase gives MPTSTYRLQITEEFDLLQAARTLAYLHELGVDWVYLSPLLASESGSNHGYDVADHRAIDPSRGRASGLSALSAEARRLGMGVLVDIVPNHVGVARPWENEWWWHVLTHGPESPYAGAFDIDWDAGGGRLRIPVIGDDDLTETEAGETRIENLRVLGGELHYHDQRFPLAPGTAHDTGLEGEDANDVHSRQHYELVHWKRADAELNYRRFFAVNTLAAIRVEEPEWFERSHAEIRRWFDEGLVDGLRVDHPDGLRDPAKYLDDLAELTGGAYVLVEKITEPGEELPRSWATAGTTGYDAMALVDRVLVDPAGEAPLDALETRLRGQAVDWPALIHGTKREVADGILGSEVARISREAVHVLTTQGHAAPALDRVEDAIAEVIACFPVYRSYLPEGHEHLDHALAGARTHRPDLAEVLDVLTPVLSDGAADPTKRFQQTSGMVMAKGVEDCAFYRWSRLTSLNEVGGDPSVFALAPSSFHEAMAMRAEHWPHAMTAASTHDTKRGEDVRARISVLAEIPEVWDAALTRLLELVPVPDAGFASLLWQAVLGAWPAMVEGSVEDTYRARLHGYAEKAMREAGDNTTWTAPEAEFEAAVHACVDAAFDDEQVRQVLSELLEAVAAAGWINSLSAKLIGLTIPGAPDVYQGSELWEQSLVDPDNRRPVDFEERIARLKELRAGVRPHVRAHADDDGAVKLLLTHLALTARRDHPEWFDGYTALTASGPAEDHVLAFDRGSEGGTEGGGAITVATRLPVGLVRRGGWGETTLAVPPGQWRDLLTGRRVRPDSDGQVEVAHLLADYPVALLVPEGEQGRGRFDVWAPRAETLELVVALGDAGNAEHTRTVPMERGEDDWWAPVGPEPLGETDYGYRIDGADQVLPDPRSRRLPHGVHALSRTFDPTTYRWDDAGWTGRQLAGSVIYELHLGTFTPEGTLDAATTRLPHLKEIGVDFVELLPVNGFNGVHNWGYDGVAWFTVHEAYGGPAAYQRFVDACHAAGIGVIQDVVYNHLGPSGNYLPQFAPYLTEGRNTWGDLVNLDREGSDEVRAYILDNLAMWFTDYHVDGLRLDAVHALQDTSQTHLLEEMAVLAARLSAHQRRPLTLIAESDLNDPTLITPREGGGYGLDAQWSDDFHHAVHVALTGETTGYYADFEPLAALAKVCERGFFHDGTFSSFRDREHGKPIDTATMPAWRLVVANQNHDQIGNRAAGDRLTAHLDEDQLAVAALLTLTGPFTPMLFQGEEWAASTPFVFFTSHPETELGRIVSEGRLEEFVRMDWDPSTVPDPQDPQTFTSSKLDWDEQAQGRHARLLAVYRELAGLRRELLEITDPDMRSTVCSYDEEARWFVMRRGRVAVVVNLADEAQTVDLGEDHTLRWATPAGATVVPGGVELPAHAGAVLLPLD, from the coding sequence GTGCCGACGAGCACCTACCGGCTGCAGATCACCGAGGAGTTCGACCTCCTGCAGGCCGCCCGGACCCTGGCCTACCTCCACGAGCTCGGGGTCGACTGGGTCTACCTGTCGCCGCTGCTGGCCTCGGAGTCCGGCAGCAACCACGGGTACGACGTGGCCGACCACCGGGCGATCGACCCCTCGCGGGGTCGCGCCTCGGGCCTGAGCGCCCTCTCCGCCGAGGCCCGGCGCCTGGGCATGGGCGTGCTCGTCGACATCGTGCCCAACCACGTGGGGGTGGCCCGCCCGTGGGAGAACGAGTGGTGGTGGCACGTGCTCACCCACGGCCCGGAGTCGCCGTACGCCGGGGCCTTCGACATCGACTGGGACGCCGGCGGGGGCCGGCTGCGGATCCCCGTCATCGGCGACGACGACCTCACCGAGACCGAGGCGGGCGAGACCCGGATCGAGAACCTGCGCGTCCTGGGCGGCGAGCTGCACTACCACGACCAGCGGTTCCCGCTGGCGCCCGGAACCGCCCACGACACCGGCCTGGAGGGCGAGGACGCGAACGACGTCCACTCCCGCCAGCACTACGAGCTGGTGCACTGGAAGCGGGCCGACGCCGAGCTCAACTACCGCCGCTTCTTCGCCGTCAACACCCTCGCCGCGATCCGGGTCGAGGAGCCGGAGTGGTTCGAGCGGAGCCACGCCGAGATCAGGCGCTGGTTCGACGAGGGACTGGTCGATGGTCTGCGCGTGGACCACCCGGACGGCCTGCGCGACCCGGCGAAGTACCTCGACGACCTGGCCGAGCTCACCGGCGGCGCCTACGTGCTGGTGGAGAAGATCACCGAGCCCGGTGAGGAGCTGCCGCGCTCCTGGGCGACCGCCGGCACCACCGGCTACGACGCGATGGCACTCGTCGACCGGGTGCTGGTGGACCCGGCCGGAGAAGCCCCGCTGGACGCGCTGGAGACCCGCCTGCGGGGCCAGGCCGTGGACTGGCCGGCGCTGATCCACGGCACCAAGCGCGAGGTCGCCGACGGCATCCTGGGGTCCGAGGTCGCGCGGATCAGCCGCGAGGCGGTGCACGTGCTGACCACCCAGGGCCACGCCGCCCCGGCGCTGGACCGGGTCGAGGACGCGATCGCCGAGGTCATCGCCTGTTTCCCCGTCTACCGCTCCTACCTCCCCGAGGGACACGAGCACCTGGACCACGCCCTGGCCGGTGCCCGGACGCACCGGCCCGACCTGGCCGAGGTGCTGGACGTGCTCACCCCGGTGCTCTCCGACGGTGCCGCCGACCCGACCAAGCGGTTCCAGCAGACCAGCGGCATGGTGATGGCCAAGGGCGTGGAGGACTGCGCCTTCTACCGCTGGTCGCGGCTGACCTCGCTCAACGAGGTGGGCGGCGACCCGAGCGTGTTCGCGCTCGCGCCGTCGTCGTTCCACGAGGCGATGGCGATGCGCGCCGAGCACTGGCCGCACGCGATGACGGCCGCCTCCACCCACGACACCAAGCGCGGTGAGGACGTCCGCGCCCGGATCAGCGTGCTCGCCGAGATCCCCGAGGTCTGGGACGCCGCCCTGACCCGGCTGCTCGAGCTGGTCCCGGTGCCGGACGCCGGCTTCGCCAGCCTGCTGTGGCAGGCGGTGCTCGGCGCCTGGCCAGCGATGGTCGAAGGCTCCGTCGAGGACACCTACCGCGCCCGGCTGCACGGCTACGCCGAGAAGGCGATGCGGGAGGCCGGGGACAACACCACCTGGACCGCCCCGGAGGCCGAGTTCGAGGCGGCCGTGCACGCCTGCGTCGACGCCGCCTTCGACGACGAGCAGGTCCGCCAGGTCCTCTCCGAGCTGCTCGAGGCGGTCGCGGCCGCCGGCTGGATCAACTCGCTGAGCGCCAAGCTGATCGGGCTGACCATCCCCGGCGCGCCCGACGTCTACCAGGGCAGCGAGCTGTGGGAGCAGAGCCTGGTCGACCCCGACAACCGTCGCCCCGTGGACTTCGAGGAGCGGATCGCCCGGCTCAAGGAGCTGCGTGCCGGGGTGCGGCCCCACGTCCGGGCCCACGCGGACGACGACGGTGCGGTCAAGCTGCTGCTCACCCACCTGGCGCTCACCGCCAGGCGGGACCACCCGGAGTGGTTCGACGGCTACACCGCGCTGACCGCGAGCGGCCCCGCGGAGGACCACGTGCTCGCCTTCGACCGAGGCAGCGAGGGTGGCACCGAGGGTGGCGGCGCGATCACCGTGGCCACCCGGCTCCCGGTGGGCCTGGTGCGGCGCGGTGGCTGGGGCGAGACCACGCTCGCGGTGCCGCCGGGTCAGTGGCGCGACCTGCTCACCGGCCGCCGGGTCCGCCCCGACAGCGACGGGCAGGTCGAGGTGGCCCACCTGCTGGCCGACTACCCGGTCGCGCTGCTGGTGCCCGAGGGCGAGCAGGGTCGCGGACGCTTCGACGTCTGGGCCCCGCGCGCCGAGACCCTGGAGCTGGTGGTCGCGCTCGGCGATGCCGGCAACGCCGAGCACACCCGGACCGTGCCGATGGAGCGGGGCGAGGACGACTGGTGGGCCCCGGTCGGACCCGAGCCGCTGGGCGAGACCGACTACGGCTACCGGATCGACGGCGCCGACCAGGTGCTGCCCGACCCGAGGTCGCGGCGGCTGCCGCACGGGGTGCACGCGCTCTCGCGCACCTTCGACCCCACGACGTACCGCTGGGACGACGCGGGGTGGACGGGTCGGCAGCTCGCCGGCTCGGTCATCTACGAGCTGCACCTGGGCACCTTCACGCCCGAGGGCACCCTGGACGCGGCCACCACCCGGCTGCCGCACCTGAAGGAGATCGGCGTCGACTTCGTCGAGCTGCTCCCGGTCAACGGCTTCAACGGCGTCCACAACTGGGGGTACGACGGTGTCGCCTGGTTCACCGTCCACGAGGCGTACGGCGGTCCCGCGGCCTACCAGCGGTTCGTCGACGCCTGCCACGCGGCCGGCATCGGCGTCATCCAGGACGTGGTCTACAACCACCTCGGGCCCTCGGGGAACTACCTGCCGCAGTTCGCGCCGTACCTGACCGAGGGGCGCAACACCTGGGGCGACCTGGTCAACCTGGACCGTGAGGGCAGCGACGAGGTGCGGGCCTACATCCTGGACAACCTGGCGATGTGGTTCACCGACTACCACGTCGACGGGCTGCGGCTCGACGCCGTGCACGCCCTGCAGGACACCTCCCAGACCCACCTGCTGGAGGAGATGGCGGTGCTGGCGGCCCGGCTCTCGGCGCACCAGCGCCGACCGCTGACGCTGATCGCGGAGTCCGACCTCAACGACCCCACGCTGATCACTCCCCGCGAGGGTGGCGGCTACGGGCTGGACGCGCAGTGGAGCGACGACTTCCACCACGCGGTGCACGTGGCGCTGACCGGTGAGACGACCGGCTACTACGCCGACTTCGAGCCGCTCGCGGCACTGGCGAAGGTCTGCGAGCGCGGGTTCTTCCACGACGGCACGTTCTCCTCGTTCCGGGACCGCGAGCACGGCAAGCCGATCGACACCGCGACGATGCCCGCGTGGCGGCTGGTGGTGGCCAACCAGAACCACGACCAGATCGGGAACCGTGCGGCGGGCGACCGGCTCACGGCCCACCTGGACGAGGACCAGCTGGCCGTGGCGGCGTTGCTCACGTTGACCGGTCCGTTCACCCCGATGCTCTTCCAGGGGGAGGAGTGGGCGGCCTCGACGCCGTTCGTCTTCTTCACCTCCCACCCGGAGACCGAGCTCGGCCGGATCGTCAGCGAGGGCCGGCTCGAGGAGTTCGTGCGGATGGACTGGGACCCGAGCACCGTCCCGGACCCCCAGGACCCGCAGACGTTCACCTCCTCCAAGCTGGACTGGGACGAGCAGGCACAGGGGCGTCACGCCCGGCTGCTGGCGGTCTACCGGGAGCTGGCGGGGTTGCGCCGGGAGCTGCTCGAGATCACCGACCCGGACATGCGCAGCACCGTCTGCTCCTACGACGAGGAGGCGCGCTGGTTCGTGATGCGCCGGGGCCGGGTCGCGGTGGTGGTCAACCTCGCCGACGAGGCCCAGACGGTCGACCTGGGCGAGGACCACACGCTGCGCTGGGCGACTCCGGCGGGCGCGACGGTCGTGCCCGGTGGCGTCGAGCTGCCGGCGCACGCGGGTGCGGTGCTGCTGCCGCTGGACTGA
- a CDS encoding WXG100 family type VII secretion target produces MGAWDEAEGWMSGLLSEIYGVMKPLVNPLVEKWDSVVGQPEAVNDVAAQWRGMSESLSNLASYQRQSVAALDGGWQGEAQEAYLAKVQEVAEAISSMAGQVKGVAGFLDSAATEVRNVEQLVKELIFELIEWAAISLAVGAAGAIFTFGASAAAGAAAAAAKAGVTGAKIATLLTKVATALKNIAAMIKSYQAWVKALGFKKAFAFKATVQTPLVKAVTGLDAKWRDPLFDLGEIHFDKNMPAPIDGGRV; encoded by the coding sequence ATGGGGGCATGGGACGAGGCCGAGGGCTGGATGTCGGGTCTCCTGAGCGAGATCTACGGCGTCATGAAGCCGCTGGTCAACCCGCTGGTGGAGAAGTGGGACTCGGTGGTGGGCCAGCCGGAGGCGGTCAACGACGTGGCGGCCCAGTGGCGCGGCATGTCGGAGTCGCTGAGCAACCTGGCGTCCTACCAGCGGCAGTCCGTCGCCGCCCTCGACGGGGGCTGGCAGGGCGAGGCGCAGGAGGCCTACCTCGCGAAGGTCCAGGAGGTGGCCGAGGCGATCTCCTCGATGGCCGGCCAGGTGAAGGGCGTCGCCGGCTTCCTCGACTCCGCCGCCACGGAGGTGCGCAACGTCGAGCAGCTGGTCAAGGAGCTCATCTTCGAGCTCATCGAGTGGGCGGCGATCTCGCTGGCGGTGGGTGCGGCCGGTGCCATCTTCACCTTCGGCGCCAGTGCCGCGGCGGGTGCCGCTGCTGCCGCCGCCAAGGCCGGCGTCACCGGCGCCAAGATCGCCACCCTGCTGACCAAGGTGGCCACGGCGCTGAAGAACATCGCCGCGATGATCAAGTCCTACCAGGCGTGGGTCAAGGCCCTGGGCTTCAAGAAGGCCTTCGCGTTCAAGGCGACTGTGCAGACGCCGCTGGTCAAGGCGGTCACCGGGCTGGACGCCAAGTGGCGGGACCCGTTGTTCGACCTGGGGGAGATCCACTTCGACAAGAACATGCCTGCCCCGATCGACGGCGGACGGGTCTAG
- a CDS encoding YbaB/EbfC family nucleoid-associated protein, protein MTQGSDGWVEQARAESLRQLENIAEMQQRLAAVSGEAESGQGRVRVRVTPAGMPTDLQISDSAMSLSGSELAALVMSAVATATVRASEQLKAIVGPVIGEEQLDAMMRGTASATDVADVREQIDVLRGQR, encoded by the coding sequence ATGACACAGGGATCCGACGGCTGGGTCGAGCAGGCCCGGGCCGAGAGCCTGCGCCAGCTGGAGAACATCGCGGAGATGCAGCAGCGGCTGGCTGCGGTGTCGGGCGAGGCCGAGTCCGGCCAGGGCCGCGTCCGGGTGCGGGTCACCCCGGCCGGGATGCCCACCGACCTCCAGATCAGCGACAGTGCGATGTCCCTGTCCGGGAGCGAGCTCGCCGCCCTGGTGATGAGCGCGGTGGCCACCGCGACCGTGCGCGCGTCGGAGCAGCTGAAGGCCATCGTGGGACCGGTCATCGGCGAGGAGCAGCTGGACGCGATGATGCGCGGCACCGCCTCGGCCACCGACGTCGCCGACGTGCGCGAGCAGATCGACGTGCTGCGGGGGCAGCGCTGA
- a CDS encoding GAF and ANTAR domain-containing protein: MNQQLPPDAAAALAALAEVVYVSPDYEGVYAAICKTAVQVIPNCDHASISTLTAGGTLTPHGATDQYAEQIDGFESALRDGPCYDAIVTDSYQVDADLTVNPTWPELSRLVLAHTPVRGMIGYRVLVGPRKAGSLNLFSDTPGGFAGASADLGVVLASFASVALSAAAQNHRADTLLNGLHSNREIGKAIGLLMATHDLSEDAALDLLKRASQDLNRKLVDVAREVVDRHPNGG; encoded by the coding sequence GTGAACCAGCAACTACCCCCGGACGCCGCGGCGGCCCTGGCGGCCCTGGCCGAGGTCGTCTACGTGAGCCCGGACTACGAGGGCGTGTACGCCGCGATCTGCAAGACCGCGGTGCAGGTCATCCCCAACTGCGACCACGCCTCCATCAGCACGCTCACCGCCGGCGGCACCCTGACGCCGCACGGCGCCACCGACCAGTACGCGGAGCAGATCGACGGCTTCGAGAGCGCCCTGCGCGACGGTCCCTGCTACGACGCCATCGTCACCGACTCCTACCAGGTCGACGCGGACCTCACGGTCAATCCGACCTGGCCCGAGCTCAGTCGTCTGGTCCTGGCGCACACCCCGGTCCGCGGGATGATCGGCTACCGGGTGCTGGTCGGCCCGCGGAAGGCGGGCTCGCTGAACCTGTTCTCCGACACTCCCGGAGGGTTCGCCGGAGCCTCCGCCGACCTCGGCGTGGTGCTGGCCTCGTTCGCGTCGGTCGCCCTGAGCGCGGCGGCCCAGAACCATCGCGCCGACACCCTGCTCAACGGCCTGCACAGCAACCGCGAGATCGGCAAGGCGATCGGCTTGCTGATGGCCACCCACGACCTGTCCGAGGACGCTGCCCTGGACCTGCTCAAGCGTGCCTCCCAGGACCTCAACCGCAAGCTCGTCGACGTGGCCCGCGAGGTCGTGGACCGGCACCCCAACGGCGGCTGA